TCTGAAAAGTTACAACGGCGAATATTTAATGCTTAATATTGCCAACACCCGTCAATTCGGCAATCACGCGTACATTGCGCCGCACGCGAGCAAGAGCGACGGCCTTCTGGATATTGTTCTTGTGAAGAAATTTCCACTGCAGTATGCGGTGCGGTTCGCCTACCGGATGTTTACCAAAAAACTAAAGGACGACGAGTTTGTGACGTATCTGCCGGTCGCAGAGGTAGAGTTTGAAGTAAATACCACGAACTGGCATCTTGACGGTGAATTTCACAGAATTGAATCGCCGGTGAAGATTAAAATAGCGCCCAAAAGCTTAAACATACTGGTTTAGATCAGCCTTTCGATCACATCAATTCCCTCGTTCCGATAATTATTATAGATCGTATCGTGGAAAATATTGAGCTTTTTAAGGGATGAAAGCAGATTTTCTTTTTCCTTGGTCGTCAACTGTCCGCACATTATTTTGGACACAATTGTGATATCCTGCATGGATTCTTTGAAGACTTTTTTGCCTTTTGCAGTTACCGCGATTCGTGTGCTGCGGCGGTCTTTTTCGTCCCGGCTTTCTTTCAATAAGCCATTCTTTACAAGCCGTTTAATGATTTCGATACCGGTTTGTTTTTCATGCGCGTTCTTCTCGATGAGCTGCATTTTAGTAAGCGAATCATAATCCATCATCCTGAAAAGATAGGTGAAATCTTCATTCACCAAGTCAGGATGCTTCTCTAATGATTTCTTAATCAACTGCTTAGAATACCGACCGAGCATGATCACCTGTTTGGCGATTTCGTTCTCAAGATCAAAAACATCAAGGTCATATTTATCTGTAAGATTGCGCGGAGTTTCTTTTTCGTATGATTTTTGATTAAGGTGTACGCGGAAATCTTCCAGCGTCATCTGCATATTGGGATGCTTTTGCTGCATATCATCCAGTTCTTTCAAAATCTCAATAACTAAATTCAACTCCATTGATTATCTCATTTAAATATTATTCTTCAGAACGGTTCCGCATTTTATTAATTTATAAACATTCAGCAATAAACCTTAATTTTATAATCCGCAAAGATAATGAACATTGGCCTCATAAGGGTAAATCTTTACGAAATGCCACTGATCTTATAGAAAAAGTCCTGATTTGGTGATAGAATTTATACATCACAAATTTAGTACAAAAGTTTTCTTATTAAAAATTTAAAGTATAGTTTTGTTCCATTAAAAATATTCTATGGTAAAAGTTCTCATTCTTGGCTCCGGGTTCTCCTCACTTGCATCTGCCTGTTACATGGCAAAAGCCGGCTACGATGTAACCGTTATTGAAAAGAATGAACAGATTGGCGGACGTGCCTCAATGCTTGAGATTGATGGTTTTAAATTCGATATGGGCCCGAGTTGGTATTGGATGCCGGATGTTTTTGAGCGGTTTTTCGCGGATTTTGGCAGAAAAGTCAGCGATTACTACAGCCTCGAAAAACTTTCACCGGGTTACCGCGTGTATTTTGGTAAGGATGATTATATTGACATTTCCGACGATCTCGAACAGATTATTGAGACCTTTGAAGATATTGAACCAGGAAGTGGTCAGCATCTGCGCGAATTTATGAAAAAGGCAAAAGCCAATTATGAAATCGCGATAGAGGATCTTGTCTATAATCCTGGAAAATCGGTGCTCGAGCTCGTAAATTACGAGACGGCTAAGCGGCTTCCGCTTTTTGTCCGCAATATCTCAGAAACTGTCCGTAAAAATATTCGCAGCCCAAAACTCAGAAGCATTTTAGAATTTCCTGTGCTTTTTCTTGGCGCCAAGCCCGGCGACACGCCCGCGTTCTATAATTTCATGAATCACGCCGATTTTGGCCTCGGAACCTGGTATCCGAAAGGTGGCTTTAATGCTGTAGCAAAGGGAATTGAGACTTTAGCCAGGGAACTTGGCGTAAAATTTATTCTTAATGAGGCAGTGACTGAAATAATCACCGAAAATAATTCCGCAACCAAAATTATTACCAAAAACGAAAGTTATCATGCCGATATCGTGATCTCAGGAGCTGATTACGCACACACTGAAACCCTCCTGAATAAAAACCAAAGGAATTATTCTGAAAATTACTGGCAGAAAAAAACTTTCGCACCATCGTCGTTCTTATATTATGTTGCATTCGACCGGAAAATTCCTCAGCTGCAACACCACAATCTGTTTTTCGATACCGATTTTGGTAAACATGCGGAAGAAATTTACGACACCAAAGTATTGCCAACCAGGCCTCTATTTTATGCCAATTTTTCGAGCAAAACCGATCCCGGATTAAGCCCTGAGGGCATGGAAACCGGTTTCTTCCTGATTCCGGTTGCGGTAGATCTTGTGGATTCAAAAGAGATTCATGATGAATATTTTGAACTGATTATGCAGCGGATTGAAATCAACACTGGTATGGATTTAAGGAGTCATGTCCTTTTTAAAAAGAGT
This window of the Flavobacteriaceae bacterium 3519-10 genome carries:
- a CDS encoding possible transcriptional regulator, MarR family, translating into MELNLVIEILKELDDMQQKHPNMQMTLEDFRVHLNQKSYEKETPRNLTDKYDLDVFDLENEIAKQVIMLGRYSKQLIKKSLEKHPDLVNEDFTYLFRMMDYDSLTKMQLIEKNAHEKQTGIEIIKRLVKNGLLKESRDEKDRRSTRIAVTAKGKKVFKESMQDITIVSKIMCGQLTTKEKENLLSSLKKLNIFHDTIYNNYRNEGIDVIERLI
- a CDS encoding Phytoene dehydrogenase, which gives rise to MVKVLILGSGFSSLASACYMAKAGYDVTVIEKNEQIGGRASMLEIDGFKFDMGPSWYWMPDVFERFFADFGRKVSDYYSLEKLSPGYRVYFGKDDYIDISDDLEQIIETFEDIEPGSGQHLREFMKKAKANYEIAIEDLVYNPGKSVLELVNYETAKRLPLFVRNISETVRKNIRSPKLRSILEFPVLFLGAKPGDTPAFYNFMNHADFGLGTWYPKGGFNAVAKGIETLARELGVKFILNEAVTEIITENNSATKIITKNESYHADIVISGADYAHTETLLNKNQRNYSENYWQKKTFAPSSFLYYVAFDRKIPQLQHHNLFFDTDFGKHAEEIYDTKVLPTRPLFYANFSSKTDPGLSPEGMETGFFLIPVAVDLVDSKEIHDEYFELIMQRIEINTGMDLRSHVLFKKSFGVQDFTERYNSCRGNAYGLANTLLQTSVLRPSINNNKVKNLFYTGQLTVPGPGVPPALISGKVVTDYILKHINRIL